The Salvelinus fontinalis isolate EN_2023a chromosome 7, ASM2944872v1, whole genome shotgun sequence genomic sequence AGGGACAGAGTGTCAGGGGGGTCTCCACTGCAGAGCGGCAGCGAGGGCCGCTTCTGGTCGGGTCACAGCAACGACAGCGAACAGAGCCTCTCTCCGTCCGACCGGGGGTCTCCGTCATCCCCTCGAGAGGGTCTGGAGGCACTTGACGCTGCAGCTTTGcagtctgtcctggagtgtgtggACCGGATGACCCCGGCCCTGGCCAAGAGCGACCCCGCGGAGGTCAAAGACCAGCTGAAGACCAATAAGAAACTTGCCAAGATGATTAGCCACATCTTTGATATGAGTGATGATGAtccaaggagagaggaggagatcagGAAGTATAGCGCCATCTACGGACGCTTCGACTCGAAGAGGAGGGACGGCAAACAACTGACGCTACACGAGGTAGGGATAAGAGATGGGATCCTTTTGCAGTACTAGGCTAGTCTGCTCAGTGGCAGGGCAATACAATATAAAGTGACAAACCTCAGTTCCACAAAAAAGGGTAGAAAACTACAAACGGTAAATCACCTGAAGAAAATGTGTGCACTTGCTTCAGTCGTCTAAAAGTAGGTCGGTAGTAGTAGAAGTTACAACTGAAGAGTTCACTGACAGAATTGTGTATCTACAGTTATAGTTGACAACGTGACTTATCATCTATGTTCTGTCTTTCAGCTGACAGTGAACGAAGCAGCAGCCCAGCTGTGTATGAGAGACATGGtactactgacccgtagagacGAGCTGTTTGGTCTAGCCAGGCAGATCTCCAGAGAGGTCACCTACAAATACACCTACAGGACCAGCAAGTAAGAGCCACTCTCCTCCACTGCACCTCACGCAACCTTGCTTGTTAGAGTTAACAATGCTAAGTGAAGTTGGGAAGCATGGGTGACTTATTTACTTGATAAATACATTTTCTCCTCATGGTTATTACTATGTAACTAATTACTGTAATGTGTTAAATTAAATTTTTTAATTTTAATGTTTAatttttatttgtaatttttCATGTAAAATTTTAATTTTAATGATGTAAAAGATCGTATGTTATGATTAATGTCATGTTCAGACTAAGCTTTCCATATCTTTCAATGTTTCTCTGCATACAAActgaatttattttcttctccaCACTAGGTCTCGCTGCGGCGACAGAGATGAGCCGTCTCCTAAAAGGATAAAAACAGAGGAGAACCTCTTTGACATCCAGGAGGCTCTGCAGGCCATCCACATGAGACAGGGCATACTGAGGGAACAGCTAGCCTGCGCCAAGTCCAAAGGAGAGGAGATAGTTGGGAGAAACCTTCAGGTAACATGCCTGAAAAGTGGATTATAAAATGTGAACATGGGCCTCCCGATTGGTGCAGCCGTCTAAGGcgctgcatcacagtgctagaggcgtcattacagacctgggttcgatcccgggctagATCACAACAAgccatgatcgggagtcccatagggcggcgcacaattggcccagtgtcatccgggttaggggagggctttacttggctcatcacgctctagcgactccttgcggtgggccgggtgcctgcaggctgatctCGGTCGTcaggtgaacagtgtttcctccgacacattggtgcggctggctttcattggggagaaaaaggggttatatgttttttaaaataaagtaAACATTACAGGAGACACGTTTATTTTACACTGTCATTTCTGAAGGCATGTTTTTGACAAGAGTAGGAGCAGTTGCTAACGAACTGTAAATGTATTGTGTTTTAACAGGTGCAGTTGGACCGTCTGTTAGCCAGACAGATGGAGATTCTTCATGATGCGGCGGTACAGGAGAGGTTACACGCTCTGGACTGGAGGATACCTGCAGGGGCTTTGAAGTACCACAGTGAGGCTCCAGGCACCAACGGCACGTCGGTAGACAAAAGCACAGAGCATCAAGGTAATGGTACTGTCTGTCTTCTGCATGTCTCTATCCTCATGCTCCAAATTCACAGCTCTGAATCACCATTTCCAGCCTTCAAATCTTATTTTATAAGTCAAGGGATCATTTTGTGTCTGTTTTTTTCACACGTGTCAAAGTCAGGAGGAATCATAACTGTGTTAAGCCGTTAGCCAACCCTCAGGGACTCATCCCATCTTCATCCTTTTCTCTCTCGCACGGCCCATACTCCTGACAGCTCATTATATTCATGTTACCCATAATTATCCTCTCTCTGCACCTGTCATTAACTCTCCCACGACTGTTTACTTCCCCCGCCATGTTGCTGCCCAGgggcgtctctctctctttctctctcggtctcgctctctcgctcttcctctctctcgctcttcctctctctctttgtctctctccctccctctctgtctctctctctttcatcctgTCTCTCCTTCATAAGCTATTAAAAGCACCTTATTCAAGTTGAATGAGAAGAAGAGTATAAAATATTTTTGGGCACCGAGTGGCTTATAAACACAGCAAAGATTTTGAGAGACAGAATGTTAATGTAATTGTTTATATCGTCTAAGCAGCTGTAACAGCAGTGCCATTGGAATTGATTGTGTACTATGGAAGCGTGTATCTCAATGGTTTATCCATGCCCtaatgtttgtctgtgtgtttatgtgtatttTCAGACGAGCGACCAATGAACTTGCGGGTGGCAAGTAAGAGTGTGGCGGAGGGGGAGCTTCCCCTGGGGAAGCAGCTAGCCAATGAGCTCAAACGTTACCATAACAACCATAACACAGATGAGGCCAAAGCACCAGCAACAGGTACAGCCCCTCTCAGGCAAATTTATGTTCACTCTTGAGTCACGTATGTATTAACTTACATACACGGTACAAACAGTATTAGTAATGGTCTGTTGCATGTACACACCTGCCTACATTCAAGCTACAGTATGAATGAAAAGGTATATGAGCAGAAAACACATTGCATGTTTTATTCTGATGATATTTCCTTTGTGTTTTACATTAGAAAATGGATCCTCGCATCAAGCGGCCAACCGCACTGACAGGAAGACCATTAAATCAGAACCAGAGGATTCCACATAGTGCCTCCCATCCTTCGTCTGTTTCCCCATCCGGTTTTAGTCATCAGTTACACTTTTTACAGTAAGCGTCTATCTCAGTCGAATCAATGGATACTAAAGCAAGCACAGCCACAGTAGAGCCTTAACAAACCAACGTTGCCTCAAAAAAAGCATTTATTTTCTTTCATTTTGTCTAAGGTTTTTGCCAAAGCGTCAAGACTAGAGCATAGATTCAGTTACGGGGAAAACTGAACAGGGATGTCCTTTCACAGGATAACTTTCATGCTGTATAGGTCTTTATGTATTTATTGATGTACATGATGTTATTTAAGAATGGTGGGTAGGGAAAGTAGCCTTGTACCACCATCCTGACCTCCTGAGCTTACATTCTGTTTCGCCACATGAATTTGAATGAAGTTAAGTGAAACTAGAGTGCAGCGGGTCAGAATGGTGGATCAGGCTATATGAAAAAGAACAATGGGGGAGAAAATTGTATTCTTTTTACCACCAAAGCTATTTTTGGCTTGTCGTGTTCGATCGGTGGGTGactgatgtactgtaaagaggaTTCTGTTTTAATCAGAGGTGAAAAGAGAGAGCTATCTGTAGAGGAGAAATTATAGTTTTGCTTCCTGCtaatgtatgtaatgtatgtatttATGAGTGGTACTGTAAATTAATCAGAGGCTGCGGAATTTTTTTGTGTATAGAACTCCAGTTAGAGTTCAGATCAGTGTTAAGGGATAGGTTGGTCCGGGGACGGACTGGGACCAAAAATCAGCCCTGGCATTTTTTTTACTTTGAGGCCCCCACACCGGCCCATTTCTATCAAGGCCCCCATACCGGCCCATTTCTTTCTCCCTTGAGGCCCCCATTATTAGCCAGATCATGATAATTGTGCACAAAAAAAAACTGTTTAGAAGGCCCActagcccatctggcatttgcccgaAATGACAGATGGCCAGTCTGCCCCTGGATTGGCCTAGACATGGAATGGGGCCTACAGTATGTCAATCAAATCGAGTTTCCTTGATAACTCTATCAAACACATGATCTTGTACTGTAAGAATGCACATTTGAACCTCAACACAACATTAATTGAGTTACCCATTTTATTGAGTAGGGCCCCTGGTCTGttattagggctgggaattgccagggacctcatacgatatcacgatacttaggtgccgattcGATATGTATTGTGATTTGATACTGCAATTTTATTGCGAttcaatgttccaaacatattgctcgcCATGTCTGCTGCATGGGGGTCGAGAGAGTCGTGAAAAAAAGGTGCTTTGATCAGTCATGTGAATAAAAATCCCAAAAGGATGATGGCTCACCATTTTAAAAGAAGATGGATAACAAGCTATAGAAGGAAAAACACTGGAGTTTTTGCGCATGTACAGCTAACAAGCATAAAAATGATATTGCGTTATTgtccaaaataatattgcgatatgtaactgtatcgatttCTTCCCCATCACTATCTGTTATATTGTTGCACTCCAGAAAGTTGTGTTTTAATACATATGTCAGTGTAGGACCGACAGGGCCAATTCGGGCCTGTAGTATTACAATAATATTTGCCTAATCCCAAAAGCAGGGTTTTGTCAGTGTAGTGTTGGTGTCAATCTCTATACAGTGTTTATGTGTGTAGAGCAAAAACCGGATAACTGTTGTTAGAGAGAACAAGTGAACGTGTCTGGTATCATAAGATGTTAATGTTACTTAGCCTAGTAGTCTTAGATCCTACCAGTGTTTCACCTGTGACCACCAATGTATAAATCAAGATGTTCGTATGTTAGAATTAGCTCTCAGAtggttgtttaatgttgtgtttccAATCTGTAAATCTGTCTTGCTCTAGAGTCCGCGGGTCTTTTTCGGGGTCACCGCAGTCACAACCGTTTTGTAATAATAGTCTCTCTAGCTCAATAAGACTGCAACAAATGCAATACTTTTGTAAGTGCTGTTTAAGTACTAAGTACATACTTTCTGGGCCcactgtctgttctgttctgtgctaGGTGACTTCTCCTGTCTTCTGTACTGGTTTGGTTTAATCAGTGTCATGTAATGTTCACAGATCAACGCATGTCCCGCAGTGTGATAGATGGTCGAGATGTTAATGGTACATTGATTCATGTTCTTATCCCTGTTGTCGTAAGGCATCGAGTTAGTCTAGGCTTGCCTACACAGTAGATATGCACCTGTTTTTTAAACactaatatattttatttgttatACAGCACATAAACATGATTAAACTttattttttatggcggttgttATTCTCATTCATGATATAATATATGTCTGATACAGAAAGAAGGGAAATTATATTTTCTATGTTATCAGATTTTTACAAATATTTTATATTCATCTATTATTATGTCCTGCGATAAAataacaattacattttttttgttattatgtattttttttacagcTAGACAGCTAAAATGTTCCATGGCAGAGAGCCTACACTGGTATTTCTAAGGTATGAgtgctgacagacagactgaatgTGGTCCAACCACAACACTTTCTCTTCTTTAAAAGAGAATGGAATGATGAACCGCTGTCTGGGGTAAAGCATTTGCATCAGCGTCATATTTAAACATTCTGAAACTGCCCGATGACTCACTCTGCTCACACTGACGCAGGTCATTTTCATacttcacatctctctctctctctctctccatctctctcacacacacacactccctcgctctctctcctccctctccgcttctctcatctctttctcacacacacacacagattctctCCTGAGATCAGGTCAACTCATCACTGAACACCCACACATGTAgcttcctcccatcctctcagtctcAGCCCTATGTGATGGCCTCCCTGCCAATGCAAGTCACTGATGTGTTGCCATGGCAATAGTGATTGTAGGCGGCGGCACTACAGGCAGTGGGAGGGAGCTCAGCCCTGCTGCTAAACTGTGTGGGTGTGATCTGGTGAACGCGCCATCACCCCTGTTTAACAAAGCATGAAACTAACTATGCTTGAACAGAGGTGGGTATCAAGTGAATTATCCCCTCATCTTCTCCAATAGTGCAACTAATAAAGGATTGATTAGTTAAttctttgtttgtttttatttgaaCCGTTTTCATCAGAGTGTAAAGTCCAGGAGGTTGCTttgtttaaagggatagttcacccaaattacagaATGACACAtttgtttccttaccctgtaatcAGTCAATGGACAAGGTGtgctttggttttgtttcagcagtgtttcccaaactaggggtTGTGGTTCATAGAACCGGAGTTACGCTAGAAGGGATTGTAATAAACAGAGAGGTTTCTGTTTTCTTCATACAAATGTGTCTCTATCTTTTGAACCGTTTATGCTACAAAATACAATTCTGTTTCCCTCTACAATGCCCACAAACCATGCAGGACTCATTAGAACAGAGTGGACAAGACCAGGCACTAAatcagactgggggggggggggattatctGACGACCTGATGATCTTCTGAACTTCCCAATACCGttctgatgcatttcagtcacttcaaGCCATACTTCCTTCAGATTGAAATACTGTCAAAAGTACTGTCAGAATGATTTGTCAGGTGGAAAACTGTCAAAAGTACTGCCAGACTGACTAATAGACTGTCATAGCACAAATGAAAAAAGTAAATATTGGCTGTTGATTACATCACTTTTTTCACATGGTGGAGCTGCAATTTTTATAAATATCAATATTGAGTCGCGGTCCAAATTTTTGGAAACCCCtggcttacagggtaaggaaaccaatatgtaattttgtaatttgggtaaaCTATCCCATGGCCTATTGGATTTTTTATTTTCTACATGTATTCAATTGTCAGTGCTGACCTGTGCTCGTCCTACTCAGGACCACCATCACAGTTTTTTGTGTATTTTTGTTGATTTTTATGTTTCTATGAGAGCTTTGAGTTTGTATATAGGCTGGAATTTATGCCATTTCACTCATTGGCAGCAATATACATGTTGACCAGAAGGTGTCAGAATAAAATCAAAAATGCTTTCATGAGCGAGATGGAAATTACAGTAAATAGAAAATAATTTCAAAGGATGGGTTTTAAACTTTTAGAAGGGTACATTATTCCTCTCTGAGCAATAGGCGGGAGTAGTGCTTTGGGATGGTAGGCCTACAGCTGTCTGCACTATCAACGACGGGAAAAGTTTGAGAAAGATTGGCCCATTTTATGCTCAGATTCAGTTAACTTCAGTGAAAAGCAGCTTGACTTTCTCTACGAACAAATGGAACAATGAACTGGGCCTGCGTTGTTTATTCTGGTCATTGTACAAATGTGTTATACGGTGAACACGATACAAATAATTCCGACTGAATTGTTCTTAACTGCAGTATAGTATTACTATTCATGTAAGCATTGTTATTAGGGATATTAGTATTGACCGTGACCTTCACCCTCCTGTGATGTCATCGCCCAGGGCAGTAAAACGGGACACTTTCTCATGTTAAGTTGGCTATATCGCTCTCTGTATTCTACCGTTTGTACATGGCTGCTGTACACCTTTATTTTGTAGTTGCAGGTAAATGCAATTAAAATTGAAACGTGTGTGGACATTCCTTGTCAAGTTACCACAAAATGCCACTTTAGTTTAATGTCACATGGGCAGACAGACATTACGGCAGAGAACTGACTACAGTTGACAGTAAAACAAGTTAAGTTGGTAATGCAGAATTTTCTTTTATTATTATGCATGTGGATCACACTTTGGCATGGCATCTAAGTAATCTatttcattgtaaataatatgCTAATAGCATTTATTTAGACGGCTACCCATTTGAGTGGTGTTATTTATTTGAGTGTGTATGGCTATTTATCACTGCACACGTCAATAAAACATCACAGGAATTTCTTGGGGGAAATGCAATTACCGGTAGCCTACAattcaataataaaaaaatgCTGGTGTGTGTAGGCTACACGCCAACTGCCTACAAATAACCTAACGTAGCCAATCATGAAATAAACTCCTGAACCCTTAAAATCCCCCACATTCTGGTCTTGACGAACAATCTCGTCAAGATGTTGGAGGAGTTGTCGGGGAgtttctcttctgcactgttctaccaatccagtaaatgtggaggaggagttaagatacAGTGTTCCTTTATTAATATTCCGGATGGAAACAACTTCAGAGCGCAACCTAGCAAATAGTTCGGCACTGTAGTcgcgtcataatacccataaaatctAGCGGTAAAACCCGGTAATGGTCTCAATCGTTTTTTCCCCATTCATTTTTGGGTCTGGGATTTTAGAATTACTTCacataaggtctgtgtttcgtgtaggtttACACAGGCGTGACGTTTTGATGTCCATGTAATTCTCTCTCTCGGTGAGTTTTGTCAATATGGTCACCTCAATTTactataaaaaattaaaaatgcTAATTACCAACAGAGAAGACATCAGCAAGACTACAAATTCCTGCAGGAATCTTCTGCACACCATCTCTAGCTATGAATGTatgtcccctttctctctctttgctaGCCACTGACTACAGTTTAGTTAGCAGAGCAGTATATCAAAACAATAATTTTGTTTTACTTAGCCAAGATAATTGTTTGTACAGTATGTCGACTTTGGTGTCTATTTCAGAGAGCATCAAAATGTGGAGAAGATCACTagaagtctggccatgtggagaagtGCAGCCATAGTGAGGGGCAATTTACCAATTTGGTCAGGGCCAGCATGAGGGATAAACGTTTATCCTGAGTCGGTGAGTGTAGCTATTAAGTTAAGTTTGAGCATCTTAGCAATACAATGTGTCTTATACAGCTGTCAACATTCTATAAGGAAAAAGCCACTTAATCAATTATATAATCATTAACCAGATTATCCTGAATACCAGACTTCGATGATAACTCCGTTGCAGAATGTTGTCATTGATGAGAATGAATCTAAAAATCTATTGACATTCAGAATTGACTTTGTCTAGACGTCCAGCCTGTATTTTAGTTTCATGACCAGAGACACATCTTTTAAAGGCAAAGTATTTAATTGGGAGTGGTACATGCATTCAGTATTTTTATAGGATTGTTTCCACTATTTAATTGATATGTCAAGTGATACAGTCCCAAGGTAACAATTAAAAGATTATGGAAAAACTGCACTTAAAGGTAAGATCTGTTCTGAGCGTGATACCGGATATACGTGATCCGATGCGTCATCAGAGAACGCAACAGAACATTGTACTGTCTACACTCGGTTTGTTGTTTATATTAAAACATTTTCATTAAATCGATTTTAATCCAAACGAAAGTGTTGTTGCTAAGGATTCCACGACGCAGTTAGCCTTTACGGCTGGGACTGCATGTTTGTGTTCCTTTTTTTGCGTGGATTCCGCGAGTGCTAGCTGGCTGTACTACAGACACCTGTCGTCGTCGTGGGAAAGACTTATTAGCTTTTCGTAAAACAACTGGTTGCAGTAAAGAGACAACCTGGATACTAAGGAGATCTTGTGGGAAATTGACGAGTACCAACAGCTTTATGCTATGGAGGAACAACATACTCCATCATGGGAAGATCCGACCAACTCACAAAGTAACTTTAACctgacaaaaaaaagaaaaacggaTTAATCTATAGACACGGATGATTTACTTACCATTGAGGTAGAGGTTAGTGCTCTGGCTGGAATCCATGCAACACTGGAAACGTTGTGTGAGGAGGTAGCAGGGCTGAGAGGGAGTTTGGAGTTAAGCCAGAGTGAAATTCTCACTCTCCAAAGAGAAAACAAAACACTCACAGCCAAGGTAAAAATCCACGATTCCAACATGGATTATCTACTCAGGGAAAACAGGGTGATGGAGTCGCTACTAGACATACAAAGTCGTAGCATGTgtgaaaataaaaacaaatctggGATTCCTGAGGACGCATCCAATAAATCAGAGGGCGCGATCAGAGAATTCATGCAATCCGCCTTGAAACTTCCAAtagagactgtaaacaaggtgGCTTTCCACTGAGTACACAGACTTGGAGCGATAAGACCAAGGGTCCCCGACCCGATCATCGCAAAATTTGAACACTACCAACAAAAGGGGCTGATCAAAAGCAGGGGAAGGGAGCTTAAAGGGACCAAATTTGGTCTCGATGACCAATTTCCAAGGGAGATAAACGAACGTCGTAAGAGACTGTATCCGGTACAAAGAAAACAAAGGGAGAATGGTAAGCGTGCCTTTATCATTGTGGACAAActctttatagatggacagctattccgagacagctccataacaccgtggctgtactaaattctacaggGACTTCAGGTTACGAAAAAAAAGAAGCTATGGGAACTGTTTAAAATATCTGAACATTATGAGGTGGAtatgaacacacacgtactcaactacatgctcTCTTACACATACGGACTTATGCATACacacctgatctctctctctctttctctctgttctcttctctccctctctattgtcgagaactgttttataatgtgtttattgtttgtctatctttatgtatttgtctacaagtgtatgtttacaacaagcaaggggaagatatcggaataggggcattggggaataataacatattgtacggaatacatttgtactgtagtgaagccgtctctagagtaatgcaaggtctttttcatgatcatgtgaaccgtcaattgctatggaaatgctATGATgtatttttcaattatgttaaaggtaattatgatgcaactatgatggtgatacgatatggattacaattatcataaATTTCCATGAATATTAAGGCTATACacactacatgttacacacatagacactcaaccatgcaaattggcagagttattatttattttgacatcacacattatagtcttactcttatacagacaTCATACACACTCTCACTATATCACATCCAATCTCATACACATCAACCTGCTCAGATTTGCTACATACATAATATCTTGTCTCAATTTTCTAACAAAaagggtattaggtgaacaattggtaagtaaagaaataaaaacaacagtaaaaagacggTGAAaagaacagtagcgaggctataacagtagcgagactacatacagacaccggttagtcgggctgattgaggtagtatgtacatgaatgtatagttagtgACTATGcaaatatgataaacagagtagcagcagcgtaaaaaaggggttgcggggggggcacacaatgcagatagtccaggtagccatttgattacctgttcaggagtcttatttcttgggggtaaaaactgttgagaagcctttttgtcctagacttggcactccggtaccgcttgccatgccgtagtagagagaacagtctatgactggggtggctggtgtctttgacaacttttagggtcttcctctgacaccgcctgatgtagaggtcctggatggcaggcagcttagccccagtgatgtactaggccgtacacactaccctctgtagtgccttgcggttggaggctgaGCAATtgtcgtaccaggcagtgatgcaaccagtcaggatcctctcgatgttgcagctgtagaaccttttgaggatctcaggacccatgccaaagctttttagtttcctgagggggaataggttttgtcgtgcccgcttcacgactgtcctggtgtgtttggaccattctagtttgttggtgatgtggacaccaaggaacttgaagctctcttgaacctgctccactacagccccgtcaatgagaacgggcgcgtgctcggtcctccttttcctgaagtccacaatcatcatcatctccttagtcttggttacgttgaggtataggttgttattctggcaccacccggccaggtctctgacgtccctataggctgtctcgtcattgtctgtgatcaggcctgccactgttgtgtcgtctgcaaacttaatgatagtgttggagtcgtgcctggccatgcagtcatgggtgaacagggagtacacaaggggactgagcacgcacccccggggggttccagtgttgaggatcatcatggcagatgtgttgctacctatcctcaccacctgggggcggcccgtcaggaagttcaggatccagttgcagagggaggtgtttagtcccagggtctttagcttattgatgagctttgagggtactatggtgttgaactcagagctgtagtcaatgaatagtattctcacataggtgttccttttgtccaagtgggaaagggcagtgtggagtgcaatagagattgcatcacctgtggatctgtttgggcggtatgcaaattggagtgggtgtagggtttctgggataatggtgttggatgtgagccattaccagcctttcaaagcacttcttggctacggacgtgagtgctaggggttgtagtcatttaggcaggttgccttggtGTTCTTGAGCACAgagacaatggtggtctgcttgaaacaagttggtattacagactcaatcagggacatgttgaaaaagtcagtgaagacacctgccagttggtcagcacatgcccggagcacacgtcctggtaatccgtctggccccgcaacCTTGTTAATGTTGATCTGTTGAAagatcttactcacgtcggctacggagagagtgatcacacagtcatccagaacagctgatgctctcatgcatgcctcattgttgcttgcctcgacgtgagcatagaagtgatttagctcgtctggtaggctcctgtcactgggcagctcgcggctgtgcttcccttttatagtctgtaatagtttacaagccctgccacataagacgagcgtcggagccggtgtagtaggattcaatcttagccctgtattaacgctttgcctgtttgttgGTTCATCGCAGGGTATAGCAGGATTTcctataagcttccgggtttgaGTCCCGcactttgaaagcggcagctctaccctttagctcagtgcaaatgctgcctttaatccatggcttctggttgggtggggacgacgtccttgatgcacttattgataaagccagtgtggtgtggtgtactcctcaatgctatcggaagaatcccggaacatgttccagtctgtgaaaGCAAAACAGTcgtgtagtttagcatctgcttcatctgaccacttttttatagaccgagtcactggtgcttcctcc encodes the following:
- the LOC129859562 gene encoding NGFI-A-binding protein 1-like, whose protein sequence is MAAALPRTLGELQLYRILQRANLLYYYEAFIQQGGDDVQQLCEAGEEEFLEIMALVGMASKPLHVRRLQKSLRDWVTNPTLFNQPLTSVPVCSIPVYKLPEGSPTPVSAERGSSNNARGETHVKVPKIMAATCLDPGKLEVARDRVSGGSPLQSGSEGRFWSGHSNDSEQSLSPSDRGSPSSPREGLEALDAAALQSVLECVDRMTPALAKSDPAEVKDQLKTNKKLAKMISHIFDMSDDDPRREEEIRKYSAIYGRFDSKRRDGKQLTLHELTVNEAAAQLCMRDMVLLTRRDELFGLARQISREVTYKYTYRTSKSRCGDRDEPSPKRIKTEENLFDIQEALQAIHMRQGILREQLACAKSKGEEIVGRNLQVQLDRLLARQMEILHDAAVQERLHALDWRIPAGALKYHSEAPGTNGTSVDKSTEHQDERPMNLRVASKSVAEGELPLGKQLANELKRYHNNHNTDEAKAPATENGSSHQAANRTDRKTIKSEPEDST